From Aspergillus luchuensis IFO 4308 DNA, chromosome 2, nearly complete sequence:
GTTTCGCGACGTTCGGATTCCCGCCTCTCCAAGCAGAGATCTGCGAATGCGTGGCGCCCACAGCAACGTCACCGGGCCGGCTAGCCTGGCGCGCATGGCAGGAAGGAGACGAGGAGACGGCGCTGGAGGTGTACCATGCGTGGATCGTGGAGGATATGAAGTGGGGAGTGGTGAGGATTTTAACGCAGGAGGTGCAGGCGGGAAAGCCGGCTGCTGGGTTGGCGGAGAAAAAGCCGAACCCGATGCTTTTGGGACATcaggagtgggtggatgggttggggaggtttAGTTTTGAGAATTGATCCATTAAGAATGGGCGGGTCAAGGGTGTTGTTATCCCTGTACATAGTATGGAGGTTTCATGGGGATGGTTTCGCGGTTTGTTGCATTCTTTGGTAGTGATCGCAGACATGGTTGGATCATGAATGAAGGGTCGAGGGAGGGTTCAAAGAGACCCTGGCATGTCCATATCCATCCCTTGCTGATGCTTTGTAGATGGTTGTAGAGCCTCATTGGTGGAATGTGGATGCATGCCGATCGCCAGGCAGCTGCGCAGGCAGAAGTGCTGCCAAGCTGCCAGCTGGGGAAGTATAAAACCATCAACTATATGGTCTGGGCTTGAGACAACACACACCAGTCTCTCGTTTATTGACGAAATTTGAGTCGAGAATCGTGCAGCTCTATAATGGCCCCTGCAGTATCCGCCCTTTCGCAAACCCTGCGGTCCCTGACTGAGAGCAAAATCCGTGAGCTCGAGAAGCGACGCAAAAGCTATGAGGCTGACAAGGCTGCCATTCTAGAGGCGGCCCATGCCACTCAGGACACTCGTCAGCGACTCGAGCACCTGCTCAAGGGAGCAAGAGAGCTCTGTCCGTCGGCGTCTAGCGATCCTACGATGGTCAACATTGAGCGGTGGCTGCATCAATCAATTTACGACTCGTCAATCCCGCCAGAAAAATTGCAGGAATTTGAGGCTCAGCTTCTCAGGAAACTCAACATCCAAAGTCGAAAGCTAGGCCTCGCTGACCTGTACTCGCGGCTGCTGACGGAGTGGGTGGACCCGCCTGTTGCGGCGGCCCAGGATGAGAGCGAGATGGCGGTCGACGACGACTACATGGTAGTGGATGAGCGACAGAAGCAGCGTCTGCAGCAACTGTGTGATCAATTCGATGCGTCAGTATTCGAGCCGTTGGAGACAAACGAATGGCAGATACGGGCCTTCCTTGATGACCTTTTTCCGGATGAGGAGAGTGTGAATGCCTTGGTCAGTCTTCGCAGGCAGCTCAAGGGAGAGACCACATCATTctgggaagaacaagagcCTTTTACCGCGCGATCTGTGGAGTACTGTGTGCGTGGACTCTTGAATGAAGAACTTCTCAGTGAGGAGAAGCGGGAGATTATGAATTCGTTCCTGAAGACACCGGTCGCTCTGACTGAGATCGCCGATGTGTTGAATATGCGATACAGTGATATCGAAAACTGGGCCTGGCATGCTGGCGAAAACGGTATTCCCGTTGTCCCCCGGCAGCAGGCAAATGGGAAGTATCGCATTTGGATGGACGAGGATCTCCTGCAGTTGATTTTCCTGCAGTATATCAGCACGCGACATTGTAACATTCTGAAGCGTCTATTATCAAGATTTGTCCAACGAGAATCGGTGTGGAACTGGAAACCCGAGCGACAGAAGACGGCACGCGATCGCCTTCGACGGAGATACTACTTGGGTAATGGCGAAGTATATTCAACTGCTGAGCAGTT
This genomic window contains:
- a CDS encoding uncharacterized protein (COG:S;~EggNog:ENOG410PX9N;~InterPro:IPR023393) — protein: MSTIHFPHRFLPGTTENFVSNEIYVPKLTASRVWPNLINPSRWTSYYSNVDQVTPPPTNDGTFQNPGDRFSFATFGFPPLQAEICECVAPTATSPGRLAWRAWQEGDEETALEVYHAWIVEDMKWGVVRILTQEVQAGKPAAGLAEKKPNPMLLGHQEWVDGLGRFSFEN